In Pieris rapae chromosome 10, ilPieRapa1.1, whole genome shotgun sequence, the genomic window aataacAATAACGACATCGTCGTTGGCAcgtcaatatattatttacaagctGTAATTCTATAAGTAGTGTGTTTGGCAGAATTAAAAGTGAACATGGTTTTTGGGTAAatccttttataataaagtagaGGAAAAATAGGGGATTTTCAATGGGAGATTATTTCCCATTATACGTCATAATAGCAAAGCAAAATTTAATCAAGTGGGATATTATTTCACACTATCCGGCACGTTTCTCAACTTTTGACACATTTTTacttcaaatttaaaacatattagttACCCAAATGTGAATGATAAAAGctataaaatgaaacaacAGCATTTGGagacaatgttttaatttaattttatacaataatatttgctGCATAGCATCATTGAGGTGGAACAGTGTGGAaggttttaaaacaattcttaGCATACAGTGCAACTTCACATTCGGAACATTAATTTTTGTCCTCCGTtccttttgttttgtaaagcAAAATCGACATCTTTTCTCAGTATTCGTTTCTTCTGGCAAGTAGACCAAGAACCAATAAGACAAGATAGACCAAACATTATTCATTGTATATAGAgaaatttctgtattttgtGCAATGGAATAGACAATGGGAAATTATTTCTCACTAAATTGACCCTAAAAAATCTAACATACTATATGAATGTTACCAGgacaaaaaccttaaaaatttTTCAGAGAACAAGTCTCGTTTAATGGAATGTTGTGCTTATGCAGTTACCAGATTTTTTATctcaaaaaacttttaaaaactctCAACAGAAACGGTTTTATCTCTAAATTTTTATCGatcgtttaaatttaatcgatttttactttttcataCGAGGACAGTTAGTGATTTCGTACAAAGTGTTGcccttaataaaattaataaaaacagtaagaatattttttttttttttgaaaaaaaatagaaaattatttgcaaCTTCGTACCAAGTGGGAAATAATTTCCCAATATTTGATTCGCTTTCATTGGGATAATATCGGCCGTAGAACATAAgtcataataatagttattagattcatttaatttttaagccCTTTACCTGATTTAACAAAATTGTGCttattcagaaaaaaaataatcaatacatGAATAAGGGCTTGCGTCgcgccatttttttttaaatgttaaacttACAATACAATGATTCCAGCCTAGAAATCTCCAGCATATCTTGCAGGAAATtaaaaggaaacaaaaaatatttctttataatatattaaaatcaaacaatGTGTTCTTACAGTTCAATCCTTATTGCTAATTTGAATActattaatactaatatagaATACTTTTGGAAATTCTCATCTTTTTAACAGAAGATCTTTTTAGAAGCTTACGGATGTGAACAATATTTGGTTTTCATTATCGTTGGAAGGTTAGCCACCACTGGTTTCTTGAGCTTCGGACAGACAGTTATACtgaaagttaataatttaaataaattattatttatttaataaaatatcacacaTTCAAATATGAATCCCTAGGgttatttcattgaaaaaaaatatatatttattccaaGTATATCTTAACTATTCTCGACTATATATAGACTGCTTGACACTGACTCTGACATTGtcactaatttttttataaggtcTGGTCATCACCCTTTACTAGCAAATATTAATTCGCACACTAACCAAggttatataaagtaatatactTACTCAGTATTATATTCTAACGAagatactttaatatattcaatgtAAAGACTGGAGGATTTAAGTAAACGCCACGTCATGGGGTTTAGGAGACTGGCTTCATACTTCCACTCCACCTTAACTGTGAGAGGTGGAAGACCTGTGTCCTTAAAAGCTATCAGTTTCGTATGGACATCACCAGGTCTGTAGTATTTCCTAAAAAATAAGCGTTAGAGTTAATTAGTGCATTAAACGTGTTTTTATAAGAAACGATTCGTACtgtgaaaaatttaattcacatACGTACGTGCGTGCACGCAAATATACGTGCACGATCGAtctcgttattattatttattactaaaattgtcATGTggacatggtgtaatggtttcAGCTCGTAATTtagttaaacaaaacaagaatTGGCGTtcaaaagagtggcgaagacTTTACATTAACAGTTATTCTCGTCCCTTCTACAcccttaatttgagaactgacagtaaatgtaaaatttaatatgtatttctttattgacgttcattagTGTACactgtgttacctaaatgattgaatgattttgaattttatggCCATTACATGGAGTTACTCTGTAAGaacatttgtaatataaaacataaagagTAAATTCGGTAGGTACTCCATATGTAATACTTtaggtaacatttttttattattataaaaatatatatttttttatacctaaTCGATTTTTTTGTGGAGATTATATGTTATCTCTATATtaactcatatttataattaaaaattatctgttGTTTCAAATGgtaaatttcagttttgtttagttttgtctataaatatactcactttttttctgtttcatcTGTATATTGTTTATCCATGTAATCTGTATTGttttagtgttttgttttataatatatataatctatatgattacttataattaaacaaattaaaaaagaacacGTTACTTACTGTTCATCATTCAAAAATCGATGATCACTTTTGTTGTTATTCCTATCTATTAGggttatcaatatttttccaACATCAGGCCCGTGAATTTTGCTCTCCGTTGAATTTGATACCTTTAACGCCACTTCATAGTGGACTCCTGAgggtaaaaattatttaacattaaaatatactctgTGCGAGATCTGTGGTAGTGCTTAATTACCTTTTAAATGTTGATAATACTCTTAtgtcattatatatttgactatatataaatctatgaAAATGACACAATAGTACTTACTGCAAAACGGCTTAGTACTCCCGGTCAACGCGTATAAGGCGACGTTGGCATTTGTATCAACCAGTCCGCCAACTTGAAGTCGCTTGTACATGTTATGGGAATGGAATCCCATGGGAATACATAAGTGTTTATTATCACAGCTGGTGCAGTTACCGTCGAGGAACGCCTGTAAAATATTGGCGTTACAATTCTAAGATCTTTGTATATGGGGGCACGGTAATTTTCAGTTACCGAGCATATTGCAGCAGATAAAgacataaaatttgttatattcatATGGTGACTATATGTTGTTAGGTAAGCTAATTAAGGTTGAGCGCGttgaccgaatcaagaaatttcgTAACGAAACTAAAACCCTAACACACTATGACGTAATATAAGTGCGGCCAATGcgcgttagagtgagacagactatataggcgtGTTAGTCTGGTAGtagtaaattgaataaatatcaaagaaaaatactgcataaataaaaaatcaatagatatttataattgcatgatttgataaaaatgtCATGCAAAagccatataatataatttatgtatcgccaacaatttaaaatgttttcatcTTTGTATTAATTGTGTTAGTAAATGAGAACGCACCCATTACATCTTTTCATTTCCTCAAACTGTCAATGTCAATTGTGTTAAGTTGATACCTTTCTATATATAtctgtgcaattatttaatcaattaccatctaaaattcgcaatattggtgcgtttgacaaattcaaaaaggcttTGAAAAtacatgttagaatgaacacgATAGACTTAAAttgggacggctaatggcgacatgtatctcgctcgtatgtacatatttagtttccatgtaaataaaatattttatttgtaatgtgaaataaagttctttaaacatttatatgttGTAATACTGTGTCTATTCTTGATGAAATCTGTTTAtagtattagttattatttatttttctgttattaCGAAAACCAgataaaaagattaaattacCTTAGGGATAACagcgtaattttatttttagttcttataagaaaaaaagttTGCGACCTCCATGTTGgattaagataaaatttaaatgcaaaagtttaaaattttgatcTGTTCGATCATTAAAACCGGTGTGAGCCAGGTTGGTTtctatctttaaataaaattaataatttagtacgAAAGGatcagttattaaaaatagaattcttTTTTTGCTATTTTGTCAGAAAAATGTATACCTCATATGACTTGCACTGTATGGACATGAAGGGGCAACTGGGCGCGATGCTTTCAAAGAAGAAATCGTAGCTCCTCTCGTGGTTGCAGGCAACATATTTCACCACTGACTGGTACATGTCCCCTCCCCCTTGATTCGCTGAACCCTCGTTTTTACAACCAGGTTGAGTGGAACCTCCGTTGGGGAAGAAATCAACGTGGCCTATTGGCTCGGATATGCCGAATCCTGTATGTATAAGTAGGTATAGGTTGATCAATCACGAAATTTCAAATTGCATGTTTAAGCAGGCTTCATACTCCATCATCAGAGGAACTAAGTAATAACACATCAAACGTgtgtttaaagttaattttttttacttccgTACGTCCAATTTCAAGCAGGTCTTGGACTCTAAATCGCCCTTAATCCTAGGGTGGGATTTAGAAACGTGAATAAACTAGAACTAAATAAACTAGAACTGTAACTTCAGAAACTCTCAATGTCCAGCTTGGATTTATTATACGCCAAGTGATACGAAACTGGCGCCACCAAACGAATAAccatgtaaaatgtaaataattcttaatctAAGTGTGAGATTTAAAAACGTGAATTAACTAGAACTAAACGAACTCGAACTATCTAAGGTATATCAATTTAGTTCTGACTGAGATTTCTAAATTAATCACGGAAAgcagacaaaaatatataggaaatagaaaaatacctGAGAAATACAGAGGCATAGCGTTACTGTGAATTATATCAACATATTCCGCATCAGATCTGTCGAGACGGACCAAGGTTACGGTGTTGCTGAAGTAAGGCGCCGCTGGGTCGAGACCAGTTATTCGTCCGAGTTTCAGATTGTATTTCTGgaaaattacaaaat contains:
- the LOC110999065 gene encoding pancreatic triacylglycerol lipase isoform X1, encoding MNRTSATLMLQTIMVLMEKQNSSGVTHFPTGFYEDAEIERCYQPYGCFSKAYPWTEHRPDNYFPVSPETLGVRYAVFTRRNRKIPVLFQAHEEEKVRNANIDPRGPFYFITHGFLDGGHKIWIQNIADALLNLEGNDAATVTIVDWRRGSQPPYGQAVANIRLVGVMTSHLIYTYYKELGLSNLNNFHFIGHSLGSHLAGYCGHSLQKKYNLKLGRITGLDPAAPYFSNTVTLVRLDRSDAEYVDIIHSNAMPLYFSGFGISEPIGHVDFFPNGGSTQPGCKNEGSANQGGGDMYQSVVKYVACNHERSYDFFFESIAPSCPFMSIQCKSYEAFLDGNCTSCDNKHLCIPMGFHSHNMYKRLQVGGLVDTNANVALYALTGSTKPFCRVHYEVALKVSNSTESKIHGPDVGKILITLIDRNNNKSDHRFLNDEQKYYRPGDVHTKLIAFKDTGLPPLTVKVEWKYEASLLNPMTWRLLKSSSLYIEYIKVSSLEYNTDITVCPKLKKPVVANLPTIMKTKYCSHP
- the LOC110999065 gene encoding pancreatic triacylglycerol lipase isoform X2, which translates into the protein MYRHRSFIQCIHKNLVNADAEIERCYQPYGCFSKAYPWTEHRPDNYFPVSPETLGVRYAVFTRRNRKIPVLFQAHEEEKVRNANIDPRGPFYFITHGFLDGGHKIWIQNIADALLNLEGNDAATVTIVDWRRGSQPPYGQAVANIRLVGVMTSHLIYTYYKELGLSNLNNFHFIGHSLGSHLAGYCGHSLQKKYNLKLGRITGLDPAAPYFSNTVTLVRLDRSDAEYVDIIHSNAMPLYFSGFGISEPIGHVDFFPNGGSTQPGCKNEGSANQGGGDMYQSVVKYVACNHERSYDFFFESIAPSCPFMSIQCKSYEAFLDGNCTSCDNKHLCIPMGFHSHNMYKRLQVGGLVDTNANVALYALTGSTKPFCRVHYEVALKVSNSTESKIHGPDVGKILITLIDRNNNKSDHRFLNDEQKYYRPGDVHTKLIAFKDTGLPPLTVKVEWKYEASLLNPMTWRLLKSSSLYIEYIKVSSLEYNTDITVCPKLKKPVVANLPTIMKTKYCSHP